A window from Symbiopectobacterium purcellii encodes these proteins:
- the rcsD gene encoding phosphotransferase RcsD — protein sequence MPASLLRYLTLFALLLLLTTGTLSYNIVNNWLAEKKATLNTLALGMQKRIDTYRFFTYQIYSNLNNDAAAGGEDNVNAISLLPDVFYVEKNGQKTDALIFGQHDKSTLSAVRKISRYLDILWGAESDIYSMYYLNGVDNSLSMISTQILKDISAQFRGSYITAIAEARRTEMLQQSNALDERESFSPIRKLRFYNDYYFTLRTTFNQPGHLATIIAFDLPINDLIPHTLSRDNFILRADTVGTSSEAFTNNEDTTRVQLNGSLLEVAAPLVNAPVNIVYQLPLRQFAADMARNNIWLLLLNLALLALALTGFYLWRQPNRDARDDPSPRLRKQQALYQEIVKRIPIGILVYDFSANRVVVQNAIAEHLLPHLSLEKIAAMAREHQGVVQATINNEMYEILQFSHPQMPEHNLFLIREQDKEILVHKKMQLAQREYDKNVLARQRLLTHLRQELHTPMQALQQHLRSVAQTVDDDVRAKLLRKASDETAQTIALLDNIALHDRLDSDTWQPDVVPFSPLAMMDSLLLTSLPRLSQKGLHLFHHYRLEPQRLYVGDMAMLQKALLLLLDYAITNTDYGKITFTLEADAQQADKIAIRLSDTGTRMSAAELDNLRHPWITAPAADRAQQNSGFALFLCHQLARKLGGDLSISCKQDLGTHYHLTVTLPASANSGDEDEKLLEDMTVLLDITANEVRQIVQHLLSSWGAECVNADERQMPQEFDLRIVDDEAKMADNTLLVNGEDTEVTLLAPRRLRTNYNISQLLQDALLALIEQQFEVATHDAAPTDIQEYARQLKASDYFSLFVETVPDDIVKLYTDAETGDFLTLAQTAHRLKGVFAMLNLHPGKQLCEQLERHITEQASEEIKHDIDEIDELVSVLLQPNGQQDE from the coding sequence ATGCCTGCGAGTCTGCTTCGCTACCTTACCCTGTTTGCGCTGCTGCTACTGCTGACAACCGGCACGCTGAGCTACAATATCGTGAACAACTGGTTGGCAGAGAAAAAGGCTACGCTCAACACCCTCGCGCTCGGGATGCAAAAGCGCATCGATACCTATCGCTTTTTTACCTACCAAATCTATAGCAATCTGAACAACGACGCCGCCGCTGGCGGAGAAGATAACGTCAATGCCATCAGTTTGCTGCCGGATGTGTTCTATGTGGAAAAAAACGGTCAGAAAACCGATGCGCTCATCTTTGGTCAGCACGATAAATCAACGCTGAGCGCGGTGCGCAAGATTTCACGTTATCTTGATATCCTGTGGGGTGCTGAGAGCGATATCTACTCCATGTACTACCTTAACGGTGTAGATAACAGCCTGAGCATGATTTCCACGCAGATACTGAAAGACATTTCCGCACAGTTTCGCGGCAGCTATATCACGGCGATTGCCGAAGCCCGGCGCACAGAGATGCTGCAACAGTCAAACGCGCTCGATGAACGCGAAAGCTTCTCCCCCATCCGCAAGCTGCGCTTTTACAATGACTACTATTTTACGCTGCGCACCACGTTCAACCAGCCGGGCCATCTGGCAACCATCATTGCCTTTGATTTGCCCATCAACGATCTGATCCCACATACGCTGTCGCGCGACAACTTCATCCTGCGCGCAGACACCGTGGGCACCAGCAGTGAAGCATTCACCAACAACGAAGATACCACCCGTGTTCAGTTAAACGGTTCGCTGCTAGAGGTAGCCGCACCGCTGGTTAACGCGCCGGTCAACATCGTTTATCAGTTACCTCTGCGGCAATTCGCAGCCGATATGGCGCGTAATAATATCTGGTTGCTGCTGTTGAATCTGGCGCTGTTGGCGCTGGCCCTCACTGGGTTCTACCTGTGGCGCCAGCCTAACCGCGATGCGCGCGACGATCCCTCACCGCGCTTGCGCAAACAGCAGGCGCTTTATCAGGAGATCGTTAAACGCATCCCGATTGGTATTCTGGTCTATGATTTTTCTGCCAACCGCGTGGTGGTACAAAATGCCATTGCCGAGCATCTGTTGCCCCATTTAAGTTTGGAGAAAATCGCCGCGATGGCACGCGAGCATCAGGGCGTGGTGCAGGCAACCATCAATAACGAGATGTACGAGATTTTGCAGTTCAGTCACCCGCAAATGCCAGAGCACAATCTGTTTCTGATTCGCGAGCAGGATAAAGAAATCCTGGTGCATAAAAAGATGCAATTGGCACAACGCGAATATGATAAAAACGTGCTGGCACGCCAACGGCTGTTAACCCATCTTCGTCAGGAGCTGCATACGCCAATGCAGGCCTTGCAGCAACATTTACGGTCCGTGGCACAAACGGTGGACGACGATGTGCGCGCCAAACTGTTACGTAAAGCCTCGGATGAAACAGCGCAAACCATCGCGCTGCTGGACAATATTGCGCTCCACGACCGGCTCGACAGCGATACATGGCAACCGGACGTGGTGCCGTTTTCTCCCCTTGCGATGATGGATAGCTTGCTGCTCACCAGCCTGCCGCGTCTTTCGCAAAAAGGATTGCATCTGTTTCATCACTACCGCTTAGAGCCGCAACGTTTGTATGTGGGCGACATGGCCATGCTGCAAAAAGCGCTGCTGTTGTTGCTCGATTACGCTATCACCAATACAGATTACGGCAAGATAACCTTCACGCTGGAAGCGGATGCCCAGCAGGCGGACAAAATCGCTATCCGGCTCAGCGATACCGGCACTCGCATGTCAGCAGCAGAACTGGATAATCTGCGCCACCCCTGGATAACAGCGCCAGCGGCGGATCGCGCCCAACAGAATTCGGGTTTTGCGCTGTTTCTGTGCCATCAACTTGCACGCAAACTTGGCGGCGATTTGAGTATCTCCTGCAAACAAGATCTCGGCACGCACTACCACTTAACGGTCACGCTGCCCGCCAGCGCTAACAGCGGAGATGAAGACGAAAAACTGCTGGAAGACATGACGGTGCTGTTAGACATCACCGCCAATGAGGTACGGCAGATCGTACAGCATCTGCTCTCCAGTTGGGGGGCCGAATGCGTCAACGCCGATGAGCGTCAAATGCCTCAGGAGTTCGATCTGCGTATTGTCGATGATGAAGCAAAAATGGCAGATAACACGCTGCTGGTGAACGGTGAGGATACCGAGGTGACCTTATTGGCACCGCGTCGATTACGTACCAATTATAATATCAGTCAGCTACTGCAAGATGCATTGTTGGCGTTGATTGAGCAACAATTTGAGGTCGCTACGCACGATGCTGCGCCAACGGATATTCAAGAATACGCCCGACAACTAAAAGCCAGCGACTATTTTTCGCTGTTCGTTGAAACGGTACCCGATGACATTGTCAAACTGTATACTGATGCAGAAACAGGCGACTTTTTAACGCTGGCACAAACGGCGCATCGACTTAAGGGTGTGTTTGCCATGCTAAATCTGCACCCTGGCAAACAATTGTGTGAACAACTTGAGCGGCATATTACCGAACAGGCGAGCGAAGAAATCAAACACGATATTGATGAGATCGACGAACTTGTCAGTGTATTATTGCAGCCTAATGGCCAACAAGACGAGTAA
- the rcsB gene encoding response regulator transcription factor RcsB produces MSNLNVIIADDHPIVLFGIKKSLEQIEWVNVVGEFEDSTALINHLPKLDANVLITDLSMPGDKYGDGITLIKYIKRHFPHLAIIVLTMNNNPAILSAVLDLDIEGIVLKQGAPTDLPKALAALQKGKKFTPDSVAKVLEKISASGYGDKRLSPKESEVLRLFAEGFLVTEIAKKLNRSIKTISSQKKSAMTKLGVDNDIALLKYLSSINGAEPGESA; encoded by the coding sequence ATGAGTAATTTAAACGTAATTATCGCTGACGACCATCCGATTGTCCTTTTTGGCATTAAAAAATCGCTTGAACAAATTGAGTGGGTTAACGTGGTGGGTGAGTTTGAAGACTCAACAGCACTGATCAATCATCTGCCGAAACTGGATGCCAACGTATTAATTACCGATTTATCCATGCCTGGCGATAAATACGGTGATGGCATCACGCTTATCAAATACATCAAACGCCATTTCCCCCATCTGGCAATCATTGTGCTGACCATGAACAACAACCCCGCCATTTTAAGTGCGGTGTTGGATCTTGATATCGAAGGCATTGTATTGAAGCAAGGGGCACCAACTGATTTGCCCAAAGCGCTGGCTGCCTTGCAAAAGGGCAAGAAATTCACCCCGGATAGCGTTGCCAAGGTGCTGGAAAAAATCAGCGCCAGCGGTTACGGTGACAAGCGCCTGTCACCGAAAGAGAGTGAAGTGCTGCGCCTGTTTGCAGAAGGCTTTTTGGTGACGGAGATTGCTAAAAAGCTGAACCGCAGTATCAAAACCATCAGCAGCCAGAAAAAATCGGCCATGACCAAACTGGGTGTTGATAACGATATTGCCCTGCTGAAATACCTCTCTTCCATCAACGGTGCCGAACCGGGAGAAAGTGCATAA
- the menH gene encoding 2-succinyl-6-hydroxy-2,4-cyclohexadiene-1-carboxylate synthase, with product MSAGPAMSLHCQRITPPDVTPETPLLVLLHGLLGRGDDWQALCPLLPEWPILQVDLPGHGASTRVRVRDFSEMRQQLALTLRAQGITRYWLIGYSLGGRIAMDFAASRAGEPAEGLCGLLVEGGNPGLPEEAERQARREHDARWSWRFRHDPLSAVLADWYRQGVFADLDDEARQTLVSLRSRNDAVAVADMLEATSLGRQPWLVDAVCRSGLPFGYLCGIQDQKFQAIAQTYRLPLLSVARAGHNAHRANPAGYAQQIRRFITLPDALQAQG from the coding sequence ATGAGTGCTGGTCCCGCCATGAGCTTGCACTGCCAGCGTATTACGCCTCCCGACGTTACGCCAGAGACACCCTTGCTGGTGCTGTTGCACGGGTTACTTGGTCGCGGTGATGACTGGCAGGCGCTGTGCCCTCTGCTGCCAGAGTGGCCCATTCTGCAAGTGGATTTACCCGGTCATGGTGCATCGACGCGTGTGCGTGTCCGTGATTTCAGCGAGATGCGCCAGCAGTTGGCGCTGACATTGCGTGCGCAGGGCATCACGCGTTACTGGCTGATTGGCTATTCGCTGGGGGGGCGTATCGCAATGGATTTCGCGGCCTCTCGCGCAGGGGAACCGGCGGAAGGATTATGCGGCCTGCTGGTGGAAGGCGGCAACCCTGGGCTGCCGGAAGAGGCAGAGCGTCAGGCACGCAGGGAGCATGATGCGCGTTGGTCGTGGCGTTTTCGCCACGACCCCTTATCTGCAGTGCTGGCTGACTGGTATCGTCAGGGCGTGTTTGCCGATCTGGATGATGAAGCACGCCAGACGTTAGTATCCTTGCGCAGTCGCAACGATGCCGTTGCCGTGGCCGATATGCTGGAAGCCACCTCGCTCGGCCGGCAACCGTGGTTAGTGGATGCGGTGTGCCGTAGCGGCTTACCCTTTGGTTATCTGTGCGGCATTCAAGATCAAAAATTTCAGGCTATCGCCCAGACTTACCGTTTGCCGTTGCTGTCGGTTGCACGGGCGGGCCACAATGCGCACCGCGCCAACCCGGCAGGCTATGCGCAACAAATACGTAGGTTTATCACTTTGCCCGACGCCCTACAGGCGCAGGGCTGA
- the menD gene encoding 2-succinyl-5-enolpyruvyl-6-hydroxy-3-cyclohexene-1-carboxylic-acid synthase, with the protein MSTSVFNRRWATLLLEALTRHGVRHICIAPGSRSTPLTLAAAAHASVICHTHFDERGLGHLALGLAKASREPVAIIVTSGTATANLYPAIIEAGLTGERLVVLTADRPPELIDCGANQAIRQQGMYASHPTQVLNLPRPTPDLPARWLVSAIDGAVGALTHGALHINCPFAEPLYGPDDDDLYQDWLATLGGWWQTRAPWLRVAHPTAVAVEPDWPLWRKKRGVVLVGRVTAQEGAQLTAWAETLGWPLIGDALSQTGQPLPYADLWLAHPTAAQQLQTAEVVLQFGGSLTGKRVLHWQESCCPQEFWLIDPMPGRLDPAHHRGRRLVAPVSDWLNAHPAQAQAPWARGLSACVEAVRHYVAARLAGPFGEAPLAHRVAALLPPNGQLFAGNSLVIRLIDALAQLPGAYNVYGNRGASGIDGLIATMAGVQRANGLPTLGIVGDLSALYDMNSLALLRQAPAPLVLMVVNNNGGQIFSLLPTPARARETFYCMPQDVEFSHVAAMFGLNYVRAESWQQVSEATAACWAQGGVTLLEAVVEAKAWADTLNQLATQVANGEIETQLESDIARLEPLPL; encoded by the coding sequence ATGTCAACAAGTGTATTTAATCGTCGCTGGGCCACATTATTGCTTGAGGCGTTGACTCGTCATGGCGTTCGCCATATTTGCATCGCGCCGGGCTCGCGCTCAACACCGTTAACGCTGGCGGCGGCTGCGCATGCCTCGGTAATCTGCCATACCCATTTCGACGAACGTGGGCTGGGCCATCTTGCGCTTGGCTTAGCCAAGGCATCGCGTGAACCCGTGGCGATCATCGTGACGTCGGGTACGGCTACTGCCAATCTTTATCCAGCGATCATCGAAGCTGGGTTGACCGGCGAGCGACTGGTGGTGCTGACGGCCGATCGTCCGCCCGAATTGATTGACTGTGGGGCCAATCAGGCCATTCGCCAGCAGGGTATGTATGCTTCTCACCCTACTCAGGTGCTCAATCTGCCGCGCCCAACGCCGGATTTGCCCGCGCGCTGGCTGGTGTCGGCGATCGATGGGGCGGTGGGAGCGTTAACCCACGGTGCGTTGCATATTAACTGCCCTTTTGCTGAACCGCTGTATGGCCCCGATGACGATGATTTGTATCAGGACTGGCTGGCTACGCTGGGTGGATGGTGGCAAACGCGTGCGCCCTGGCTGCGGGTAGCGCACCCCACAGCGGTCGCCGTGGAGCCCGATTGGCCGCTGTGGCGTAAAAAACGCGGTGTGGTTTTGGTGGGCCGGGTAACCGCGCAAGAAGGGGCTCAGTTGACGGCCTGGGCTGAAACGTTAGGCTGGCCGTTGATTGGCGATGCGCTCTCGCAAACCGGTCAACCGTTGCCTTATGCGGATTTGTGGCTGGCGCATCCGACGGCAGCGCAGCAATTGCAGACGGCCGAAGTGGTACTGCAATTTGGTGGCAGTCTGACCGGAAAACGCGTGTTGCACTGGCAGGAGTCCTGCTGCCCACAAGAATTCTGGCTGATTGACCCGATGCCGGGGCGGCTCGATCCGGCCCATCATCGTGGGCGTCGTCTGGTGGCCCCGGTCAGTGACTGGCTTAACGCCCACCCGGCGCAGGCGCAGGCACCGTGGGCGCGCGGATTGTCGGCATGCGTCGAGGCGGTTCGTCATTATGTGGCCGCGCGGTTGGCGGGACCTTTTGGTGAAGCACCCTTGGCACACCGTGTGGCGGCACTGCTACCGCCCAACGGGCAACTGTTTGCGGGCAATAGTCTGGTGATTCGTCTGATCGATGCCCTGGCGCAGTTACCGGGTGCCTATAACGTGTATGGCAATCGGGGTGCCAGCGGCATTGATGGCCTGATCGCCACGATGGCGGGAGTCCAGCGTGCAAACGGGTTACCGACATTGGGGATTGTGGGCGATCTCTCTGCGCTATACGACATGAATTCGCTGGCGTTGTTGCGCCAGGCACCGGCTCCGTTGGTGCTGATGGTGGTGAACAACAACGGTGGACAGATTTTCTCTTTGCTGCCGACACCCGCTCGGGCGCGAGAAACCTTTTACTGTATGCCGCAAGACGTGGAGTTCAGCCACGTCGCCGCCATGTTCGGACTGAACTACGTACGTGCGGAAAGCTGGCAACAGGTGAGCGAAGCCACGGCGGCCTGCTGGGCGCAAGGTGGCGTAACCTTGCTGGAGGCCGTCGTTGAAGCCAAAGCGTGGGCTGACACGCTCAATCAACTCGCAACCCAGGTTGCCAACGGTGAGATTGAGACACAGCTGGAAAGCGACATTGCGCGTTTAGAACCGCTCCCGCTATGA
- the rcsC gene encoding two-component system sensor histidine kinase RcsC, translated as MKYLASFHTTLKISRYLFRVLAMMLWMLGALISIFYFSKVLNDKEAELRLEYNQSYDQSQEYIRRTTDIVRELRYVAVSHVNMAPAHATPPAANTLRTPLLSLYPLTTGADCQTIYQSQKGQLDAVSAFFTDWQDNFSTVYDLNRVFFVDGAWQCMMDFGIRNQALDRDNLLQNLQERFADKKHATQGEWRDETVYWITPASDPDIGYLYAITPIYKGDRLETLMGIEQTIRLDDFVAAGKFTVGAKLLDQFNQPLLQFTDKERNGSLTSSYPNDRTYFGYVDGYDEIILKKALPPTTFNIVYFMPFSVLLSQLNALIVNIVLLNLLSALVLFILAWTFERKMFLPAQINAFQLEENEQFNRKIVASAPVGICILRINDGTNLLSNELAHNYLNLLTHEDRLKITRIICEQQSKYVDVVTSRNHHLQISFVHSRYRNENVAICVLSDVSARVKMEESLQEMANAAEQASQSKSMFLATVSHELRTPLYGIIGNLDLLRTKSLSKDANRLAAAMQNSSALLLKIISDILDFSKIESEQLKIEPAIFTPQEVVSHITSNYLPLVVRKNLTLYCFIDPSVPATLSGDPVRLQQVLSNLVSNAIKFTDTGCIIFQVCCTDGYLEFWVRDTGVGINPREALKLFDPFFQAGSGVQRHFQGTGLGLAICEKLVNLMDGDMSLISEPGLGSQFGIRIPLYQAHYVVPTVSDALRQKTCWLRMRNASLEHNALSLLHQYGLSATRYSDQAVQEDDIVISDYPQATPPLSRFSVLFSHVHIGSAQESEAGHWVISTAGLPDLPALLERLCRNKEGEEETLAVLNTRAQTHYNLVDNSDILILVVDDHPINRRLLADQLGSLGYQVITANDGVDALSALAKQTADIVLTDVNMPNMDGYTLTRTLRAQRWDAPVIGVTANALAEERQRCLAAGMDNCLSKPVTLDVLQQCLSQYSLHVREKRGSAT; from the coding sequence TTGAAATACCTCGCTTCATTTCACACGACGCTGAAAATTTCCCGCTACCTGTTCAGGGTGCTGGCGATGATGTTATGGATGCTGGGGGCGCTGATTTCCATCTTCTATTTCAGCAAGGTACTCAACGATAAAGAAGCTGAGTTACGCCTGGAATATAACCAGAGCTACGATCAGTCGCAGGAGTATATTCGTCGCACCACGGACATCGTGCGGGAACTACGCTACGTGGCTGTCAGTCATGTCAATATGGCGCCCGCGCATGCCACGCCGCCTGCCGCGAATACCCTGCGTACACCGCTGCTTTCGCTCTATCCTTTAACCACAGGTGCAGACTGCCAGACGATCTATCAGAGCCAAAAAGGGCAGTTGGATGCCGTCAGCGCATTTTTTACCGATTGGCAGGATAACTTCTCCACGGTATACGATCTGAACCGGGTGTTTTTTGTCGATGGTGCCTGGCAGTGCATGATGGATTTTGGTATCCGTAATCAGGCACTGGATCGCGATAATTTATTGCAGAACCTGCAAGAACGGTTTGCCGATAAAAAGCATGCGACGCAGGGCGAATGGCGCGATGAAACGGTGTATTGGATAACCCCGGCCTCCGATCCCGACATTGGCTATCTGTATGCCATTACGCCGATTTATAAAGGGGATCGGCTGGAAACCCTGATGGGTATCGAGCAAACCATTCGTCTGGATGATTTTGTCGCTGCGGGTAAATTTACGGTCGGTGCCAAACTGCTCGATCAGTTTAATCAACCGTTGCTGCAATTTACCGATAAAGAGCGCAACGGATCGTTGACGTCCAGCTATCCGAACGATCGTACCTATTTTGGTTATGTGGACGGTTACGACGAAATTATTCTGAAGAAGGCCTTACCGCCAACCACTTTTAATATCGTCTATTTCATGCCGTTCAGCGTGCTGCTGTCGCAGTTAAACGCGCTGATTGTCAACATCGTGTTGTTAAACCTGCTCTCCGCGCTGGTGCTGTTTATTCTCGCCTGGACGTTCGAACGCAAGATGTTTCTGCCTGCGCAGATTAATGCGTTTCAACTGGAAGAGAACGAACAGTTTAACCGTAAGATCGTGGCTTCTGCGCCAGTAGGTATCTGTATTTTGCGCATCAATGACGGCACTAACCTGCTAAGTAACGAACTGGCGCATAACTACCTGAATTTGTTAACCCATGAAGATCGGCTCAAGATCACGCGCATTATCTGTGAACAGCAATCAAAATATGTCGATGTGGTCACCAGCCGGAACCACCATCTGCAAATCAGTTTCGTTCATTCGCGCTATCGCAATGAAAATGTGGCGATTTGCGTGCTCTCCGATGTGAGTGCACGGGTGAAAATGGAAGAGTCTCTGCAAGAAATGGCCAATGCCGCTGAACAGGCAAGCCAGTCAAAATCGATGTTTTTGGCTACGGTCAGCCATGAACTGCGCACACCGCTGTACGGGATTATCGGTAATCTGGACTTGCTCCGTACTAAAAGCCTGTCGAAAGATGCTAATCGATTAGCGGCGGCGATGCAGAACTCCTCAGCGCTGCTGCTCAAAATCATCAGCGATATTCTCGACTTTTCCAAGATAGAGTCGGAACAGCTTAAAATCGAACCGGCTATTTTTACGCCACAGGAAGTGGTTAGCCATATCACCAGCAACTATCTGCCTCTGGTGGTGCGAAAAAACCTGACGCTCTACTGCTTTATCGATCCGTCGGTGCCGGCAACCTTGTCGGGTGATCCGGTACGCTTGCAGCAGGTACTCTCTAATCTGGTGAGCAATGCGATTAAATTTACCGATACCGGCTGCATCATCTTTCAGGTGTGTTGCACCGACGGCTATCTCGAGTTTTGGGTACGTGACACTGGCGTGGGAATTAATCCCCGCGAGGCGCTCAAGCTGTTCGATCCCTTTTTCCAGGCGGGCAGCGGCGTTCAGCGCCATTTTCAGGGAACCGGATTGGGGTTAGCCATCTGCGAAAAGCTGGTGAATCTGATGGATGGCGACATGTCATTGATATCGGAACCCGGGCTGGGCAGTCAGTTTGGCATTCGTATTCCGCTCTACCAGGCACATTACGTCGTCCCGACGGTCAGCGATGCGCTCCGGCAGAAAACCTGCTGGCTGCGGATGCGTAATGCCAGTCTTGAGCACAACGCGCTCAGTTTGCTGCATCAATATGGCCTCTCTGCTACCCGTTATTCTGACCAGGCTGTGCAGGAAGATGACATTGTCATCAGCGATTATCCGCAGGCTACGCCGCCGCTTTCGCGCTTTAGCGTGTTATTCAGTCACGTGCACATCGGCAGCGCGCAGGAGAGTGAGGCAGGGCACTGGGTTATCAGCACCGCCGGATTGCCGGATTTGCCGGCGCTGCTGGAACGCTTGTGCCGCAATAAAGAGGGGGAAGAGGAAACCCTGGCCGTGCTGAATACGCGCGCCCAAACGCACTATAACCTGGTGGACAATAGCGACATCTTGATTCTGGTGGTAGACGATCATCCGATCAACCGTCGTTTGCTCGCCGATCAGCTTGGGTCATTGGGTTATCAGGTCATTACCGCTAATGATGGCGTGGATGCGCTAAGCGCGCTGGCGAAGCAAACGGCGGATATCGTGCTGACCGATGTCAACATGCCGAATATGGATGGCTATACGTTGACCCGTACCTTGCGTGCACAGCGCTGGGACGCGCCCGTCATTGGTGTCACCGCCAACGCGCTCGCGGAAGAACGACAACGTTGTTTGGCGGCGGGGATGGACAACTGTTTATCGAAACCGGTTACGCTGGATGTGTTACAACAGTGTTTGTCGCAGTACAGTCTTCACGTGCGTGAAAAGCGGGGTAGCGCGACGTAA
- the menF gene encoding isochorismate synthase MenF: MKQLSHLLRRMQQVLREPQPALPGSRQLVVSLSMDVAAAEESEPSLLPWLATQPVYPQFYWQHRQEPEEAAVCGIVRGFRHVSDAESFFQHYRSAPDVRVWGLNGFERTTADGGESADYLFLPRVEVIRQGNQLSLKVNVFSETSLQADADEAAAFIKFLLPAHPIAPLTSRIVAQEHHPSREGWVSMLEQALASIAADEMEKVVLARCTTLTLSQPLREASMMAASRAANHRCFHFMLAHNAEQAFMGSSPERLYLRQGTTLNTEALAGTVASDDNDRTAETLAQWLMNDRKNQCENQFVVEDISQRLQQSAATLDVMPPEVIRLRKVQHLRRAIRATLHQASDTACLNDLQPTAAVAGLPRQAARAFIRQVEPFTRGWYAGSAGYLSLAQAEFCVALRSAEINGDKINLYAGAGILPGSDPEQEWVELDNKAAGLKTLFDGEVS, encoded by the coding sequence GTGAAACAACTTTCTCACTTGTTGCGTCGTATGCAGCAGGTATTGCGTGAACCGCAGCCAGCATTGCCGGGAAGCCGACAACTCGTCGTCTCTTTGTCCATGGATGTCGCGGCGGCAGAAGAGAGTGAGCCATCATTGTTGCCCTGGTTGGCCACCCAGCCCGTTTATCCCCAGTTTTACTGGCAGCACCGGCAGGAGCCGGAAGAGGCTGCTGTGTGCGGTATCGTGCGCGGTTTTCGCCATGTCAGTGATGCCGAAAGTTTTTTTCAGCATTATCGCAGTGCGCCAGATGTGCGTGTCTGGGGCCTCAACGGTTTTGAGCGTACCACTGCGGATGGGGGAGAATCGGCTGACTACCTCTTTTTACCGCGCGTTGAAGTCATTCGTCAGGGTAACCAGCTAAGTCTCAAGGTGAATGTGTTCAGTGAGACCTCATTGCAGGCGGATGCCGATGAAGCCGCTGCATTTATCAAATTCCTGCTGCCTGCGCATCCTATTGCGCCGCTGACCAGCCGCATTGTCGCGCAAGAGCACCACCCTTCGCGGGAAGGGTGGGTTAGCATGCTCGAACAGGCATTGGCGAGTATCGCTGCTGATGAGATGGAAAAAGTGGTGTTGGCGCGCTGTACCACGCTGACGTTGTCGCAGCCGCTGCGCGAGGCAAGTATGATGGCTGCCAGCCGCGCCGCCAATCATCGTTGCTTCCACTTTATGCTGGCCCACAATGCAGAACAGGCTTTTATGGGCTCCAGTCCTGAGCGCCTTTATTTACGTCAGGGGACCACCCTGAACACGGAAGCACTGGCCGGAACGGTTGCCAGCGATGACAATGACCGCACCGCCGAGACGCTGGCGCAGTGGTTAATGAACGACAGAAAAAACCAGTGCGAAAACCAATTCGTGGTGGAGGATATCAGCCAGCGGTTGCAGCAATCCGCCGCTACGTTGGATGTTATGCCCCCGGAAGTGATAAGGTTGCGTAAAGTGCAACATTTGCGCCGCGCGATCCGCGCCACGCTGCATCAGGCTTCTGATACCGCCTGCCTGAATGATTTGCAGCCGACAGCGGCGGTGGCTGGTTTGCCCCGTCAGGCAGCGCGTGCGTTTATTCGTCAGGTCGAGCCGTTTACGCGCGGCTGGTACGCGGGTTCTGCCGGTTATCTTTCTCTGGCGCAGGCCGAATTTTGCGTTGCCTTGCGATCAGCAGAGATCAATGGCGATAAAATCAACCTCTATGCCGGTGCAGGCATTTTGCCGGGATCTGATCCAGAGCAAGAATGGGTTGAGCTGGATAACAAAGCAGCAGGGTTAAAGACGCTATTCGACGGCGAAGTGTCATAG